The genomic segment GGAGGACACGAATCTGGACGAAGCCGCCCAACAGTGGTTCTCGGACCTTGCCTCGCGGGTGACCGACGGCCTCGCTCGCTGCGGCTACCGGCTCTGCGACGGTGATGTGATGGCCAGCAATCCGGCCTGGCGCCTGACGGTCCCCCAGTGGCAGGTCCAGTTCTCCCGGTGGATCAACGAGCCACATCCTGACGCCGTCCTGCACAGCCAGATCTTCTTCGACGCGCGCACCGTGCACGGGGACCCGCTGCTTCTGGAGCAGGTACGACGCGATGCCCTGTCACTGACCCCGGGCGCCCAACGCTTCCTCGGTCAGCTCGCGGCCCAGGCCGTCGAGCGCCAGCCACCGGTGGGATTCTTCCGCGGGGTGGTCCTGGCCCGCCGTGGCGACCAGAGCGAGAGCTTCGACCTGAAGGGTGAGGGCCTGCACGCGATCATCGAACTGGCCAGGGTGCATGCGCTCGCCCATGGGTTGGACGCAGTGGGCACCTTGGACCGGCTGCACGCCGCCGCACAGGCCACCGGGGCAAGCAGCCTGGACGAGCTGGCCGACGCCTTCGAGTTCATCGGTCATGTGCGTCTGGCCCACCAGAACCGTCAGGCGCGCGAGCAACGCCCGGTGGACAACGTGGTGCGGGCGGACGAGTTGTCCTCCTTCGACCGGCGACACCTCAAGGACGCCTTCTCCTTGATCCGCACGGCGCAGGAGGGCCTCTCCTATGCCTACCAGACCCACCTGATGAACTGACGGGACAGGAAGATGGCACTGTTCCGCAGGAAGCCCACACTGGAGGGCCTGGCCGACAGCCTGCCCGACGGCCCCCTCAGGGCCTTCGCCCAGAGGCCCGCTCCCCCGCCCTCGACTACGGCCGACCAGCTGCGGCTGCTCGCCGTGGACGTCGAGACCACTGGGCTGGACGCCACGACGGATCGCCTGCTGAGCATCGGCTTCGTCCCGGTGGATGGCTCGACCATCCCCCTGGGTGGCGCGGGCCACCATGTGGTGCGCTCCACGGCCGAGGTGGGTCAGAGTGCCACCGTCCACGGCATCACCGACGACGCCCTGGCTGCCGGGGTCGAGCTGGAGGAGGCGCTCACCCGATTGCTCGAGGCCTTGGCCGGCAGGGTCCTGCTGGCGCACCACGCGGTGATCGAGAACGACTTCCTGACGCGTGCCATGCGGCAGGTCTGGGGCCAAGCCGTCCCCCTGACCTGCGTCGACACGATGCAATTGCAGCACCGGTTGCTAAGCCAGGGCTTCGACGACGAGCCGCCGCCGGGATCACTGCGCCTGTGGAGCGCCCGGCAACAGTACGGACTGCCCCGTTACCAGGCCCACGAGGCACTCACTGACGCGCTCGCCTGCGCGGAGCTCTACCTCGCGCAGGTGAGCGAACTCGGCTGGCAGACCTCGCTCAAGAAGTTGACCTGAGGTCTCACAGCGAGGCGCGGAAGTTGCGCAGCCGCTTGATCGAGGAGTCGTGCCCCAGCAGTTCCATCGACTCGAACAGCGGTGGGCTGACATTGCTGCCCGTGATGCCCACCCGCACCGGCGCGAAGGCGAACTTGGGCTTGATGCCCAGGTCATCCACGAGCTTGGCGCGCAAGGAAGCCTGGATCGTCTCCGCGTCAAAGGGCTCCAGCCCCTCCAGCGCGGACAGGGCCGCGTCGAGCGCATCGGGGGCATTGTCCGCGAGCTTGGCCACGACCTCGTCGGGTGCGCTGATGCTCGCATCCTCCGCGAACAGGAAGGCGAGCTTGTCCTTGGCCTCGGCCAGGGTGACCATCCGCTCCTGGATGAGCGGGGTCGCGCCCACCAGCAGGCGACGCGCCTCGTCGTCCAGCGCCGGTTGGCCCTGCTCGGCCCAGCAAGTCTCGATCCGGGCCGCCAGGTCCTCCGCCGGCATGGTGCGGATGTAGTGACCGTTGAGCCAGTTCAGCTTGTCCATGTCGAAGACCGGACCACCAGAGTTGATCTTGGTCCAGTCGAAAGCCGCCACGAACTGCTCGAAGCTCTGCACCTCCTCGCCCTCGACCACGGGCGGATATCCCAGCAACATCAAGAAGTTGAGGAGCGCCTCGGGAAGATAGCCCTGTTCGCGGAACCAGGTGAGACGCGCCGCAGGGTTCTTGCGCTTGCTGATCTTGGACTTGTCCGTGTTGCGGATCAGCGGCATGTGCGCAAAGCGCGGCGCCGGGAGCCCCAGCCACTTGTAGAGCAGCAAGTGCTTGGGCGTGGAGCTGATCCACTCCTGCCCACGCACGACGTGGGTGATCCCCATCAGGTGGTCGTCCACGACGACGGCCATGTGGTAGGTCGGGAAGCCGTCGGTCTTCAGGATGACCTGGTCATCGGGGCGTGGGGCCGCGGTCGATCCGTTGATGAGGTCGTCGAAGGTGAGTTCCACGTCGTCGGGGACGAGCATCCGCACCACCGGTGTCTCCTGGAAGCCGGGCAGCTGCGCGCGCTCCTCCTTGGTCTTTCCCAGGCAGAGCCGGTCGTAGCCGATCACGTCGGCCTTGGCGGCCTGCTGCTGCTCGCGCATCTCCTTCAACCGTTCCGAGCTGCACCAGCAGTAGTAGGCGTGACCGTCGGCGATCAGCTGCTCGACGAAGGGCCGGTAGGTGTCCAGGCGCTCCGACTGGCGGTACGGCCCGAAGCTGCCACCCTGCTGCGGCCCCTCATCGGGGGCCAGCCCGAGCCACTCCAGGCTGTCGTAGATCTGCCCCTCCGAGCCGGGCACCAGACGCGCCTGGTCGGTGTCCTCGATGCGCAGCACGAAGGCACCGCCGGTTCGCCGGGCCCAGGCCTTGTCGAACAGAGCCATGTAGGCGGTGCCGACGTGCGGGTCCCCAGTGGGCGAGGGTGCCACACGCAGACGCGCAGGTGCCAGAGGATCAGCGGTCTTCGGAGTGGAGATGGCTTCAGTCATGATGCGGGCAAGCCTACCGCGGTGATGGCCTCTCACCGCCCGCCAGGAAGGGTGGTCGCGCATGCTAGTTTGGCCGCCATGAGTGCGCCCGAACCCGCTGTGCCTGCCAATGACTTCATCCGCGACGCAATCCGCCGCGACAACGAGCAGGGCACCTACGGCTCTCGGGTGCAGACCCGCTTCCCTCCGGAACCCAATGGCTACCTGCACGTCGGCCATGCCAAGGCCATCGTGCAGAACTTCGGCGTCGCCGAGGACTTCGACGGCGTCTGCAATCTTCGCCTCGACGACACGAATCCCGGCACCGAAGAGACCGAGTACGTCGACTCCATCAAGGACGACATCGCATGGCTGGGCTACACCCCCGGCGTGACGGTGCACGCCAGCGACTACTTCGAGCAGCTCTACCTGTGGGCTGAATATCTGGTCGAGCAGGGGCTTGCCTTCGTCGATGACCAGGACGGCGAGACGATCAGCGCCCAGAAGGGCGGCTTCGGGGAACCCGGAACCAACTCCCCCTTCCGCGACCGTCCTGCCGCCGAGAGCCTGGACCTGCTGCGCCGGATGCGGGCCGGCGAGTTCCCCGATGGGTCCCGCTGCCTGCGCGCCAAGATCAACATGGCCGCCGAGAACATGTGGTTGCGCGACCCGGTGATGTACCGGATCCGCCACGCACGCCACCACAACACCGGTGACGCATGGTGCATCTACCCCACCTATGACTGGGCCCACGGCCAGAGCGATGCCATTGAGGGCGTCACGCATTCGCTGTGCAGCCTCGAGTTCGATGCACACCGCCCGCTCTACGACTGGTTCCTGGAGCACCTGCCCCTGACCGGCGACAGGCCCCGTCAGATGGAGTTCGCCCGGCTCGAGCTCACCCACACCGTGACCTCGAAGCGTCGCCTCAAGAAGCTGGTGGAGGACGGTCTGGTGGACGGCTGGGATGATGCCCGGATGCCCACCCTGCGCGGCATGCGCCGTCGCGGCTACCCCGCCGCCGCCATCCGCAACTTCATGCTGGCGATCGGCACCACCCGAAACAACTCGGTCAAGGCGATCGAGGAATTCGAGTCCTTCGTGCGACGCGAACTCAACCAGACCGCCCAGCGCCGGATGGCCGTACTGCGGCCGCTGAAGCTGACGCTGACCAACTGGCCCGTCGACGCCAATGGCGAACCGGTGGTCGAGTACTTCGAGGTCACCAACAATCCCGAGCGTGCCGAGGACGGGCTGCGCTCGATGCCCTTCACCGGGAGCCTGTTCATCGAACAGGAGGACTTCGCCGAGGTGCCGCCGCCCAAGTACTTCCGGCTCACGCTGGACCGCGAGGTCCGGCTGCGCGGTGCCTACTTCGTCAAGGCCCACGACGTCGTCAAGGACGAGCAGGGCAATGTGGTGGAGGTTCTTGCCAGCTATGATCCCGAGACGCGTGGGGGCGATGCCCCCGACGGCCGCAAGGTGAAGTCCACGATGCACTGGGTCTCCGCTCCGCACGCCCTCGACGCAACGGTGGCGCTCTACGAACGGCTGTTCACCACCCGAATCCCGGGCGAGGCCACTGGCGAGGCACTCGACGACCTCAACCCGTCCAGCAGGGAGCTGCTCACGGGGTGCAAGGTCGAGCCCGCGTTGGCCGAGTCCGCCCCGGGCGAAGTGGTGCAGTTCGAGCGCACCGGCTACTTCGCCGTCGACCCGGACCAGCCGATGCACTTCCACCGCACCGTGGGTCTGCGCGACGAGTGGGCCGCTGCCCAGAAGAAGCAGGGCAAGTAGTCCTCACAGGAGCTCGAGCATCCTGGCCACCCACCACAGGGCGAAGAGGGTCGCCGCCACCATGACGGCCACCGCCACCAGGACCATGACCACCGCGCTGACCAGGTAGGCCACGCTGCTGGCTTCGGCCCGTCGAGGATCCGTCAGGGCCCGGTCCAAAAGCCGCAGGTTCTTGCGGTTGGACCTGAAGCCGATGTCCGCGAGGTCTCCGACGAGTGGGAGTTGCCCCAGCAGGGCGTCCAGGCCGCAGTTGGCGACCATCCTCGCCAGGACGGGCAAGGGGACCCGGGCGCGGACGGCATCGAACAGGATGATGCTGGCCATCGCCGTGGTGGCGGCATCCCCCACCCCCGGGACCAGTCCCACCAGGGCATCCGCACCGAGGGTGATCCGGGTCCCGGGAATGGTCACCAGGTCGTCCAGAACTCGGGCCATGCCCCGCGAGGTGGGAACCTCGTCGTGGCTCCGGCTGGCACGGCCACCAGCCGCATCGGAAAGGCTCATGCCTCAACGGTAGCCGTCCCGCCGACAGCGGAACCGCCGCCGAGACCCGGCTCCACTCGTGCCGCGCCCACTAGGCTCGGTGGCATGAAGCCCACCTCCACGTATCGTCTCCAGATCACGCCGGACTTCCGCCTGCAGGACGCCGCCCGCGTGCTTGACTACTTGGCCGACCTCGGGGTGGGGGCCGTCTACCTCTCCCCCGTCCTGACCTCGACAGCCGGCTCCAACCACGGCTATGACGTGACCGATCCCACCACCGTCGACGAGCAGCGCGGCGGCGAGGAGGGGTGGCGCGAGCTCGTGGCGACGGCCCGGGACAAGGGCTTGGGCATCGTGATGGACATCGTCCCCAACCATCTGGGCATTGCCCATGCCTGGGAGAACCCCGCGTGGTGGAGTGTGCTGGCCGAGGGGCCTGCCTCGCCACACGCCGCATGGTTCGACATCGACTGGTCCGCCGACAGGATCGCCCTGCCCGTGTTGGGCAACGCGGACGACCTCGACCGTCTGGAGCTGTCCGAGGACGGACGCGAGCTGTCCTTCTACGAGCACCGCTTCCCCGTCGCACGGGGCACCGCAGGGGCGGGCGGGGATCCTCGGGTGGTCCATGATCGACAGCACTACCGCCTGGTTCCCGGCGTGGACGGCAACGACCTGCTGACCCATCGGCGCTTCTTCACCGTCTCGACGCTGGCCGGGGTTCGCGTGGAAGACCAGCAGGTCTTCGAGGCAACCCACGAACGCATCGCGCGGATGGTCCGCGAAGACGGCATCGATGGGCTGCGAGTGGATCATCCCGATGGTCTGGTCGATCCGAAGCAGTACTTCGAACGGCTCCACCAACTGGCACCCGAAGCATGGATCGTCGCGGAGAAGATCCTCGAACATGGCGAGGAACTGCCCGAATGGCAGGTCGACGGCACCACGGGCTATGACGCGATGACAGAGGTCAACCAGCTCTTCGTCGATCCCAGCGCCGAGGAATTCTTCACCACCGACTACCAGCGCCGCACCGGGGACGAACTCGACGTCGAGCAACACGTGCTCGCTGGCAAGCTGGAGGTGGCACGCACCCTGTTCGGGGCCGAGACGCGTCGCCTGCTGGCCCTGCTTGACGCGGGCGACGTGGATCCCGAGCTGCTGCGTGACGCCCTGCACGAACTTGCCGCGCGGATGCCGGTCTACCGCACCTACCTGCCGGAGCACGATGAGGCACTCACCGAGGCCCTGGCCACCACCCGCCATGACGCGCCAGATCTGGGCCCCGCCCTTGATGTCCTGGAGGGGCAGCTGCTCGACGTCGACCGCGAGGCCGCGCGGCGCTTCCAGCAGCTCTCCGGGGCGGTGATGGCCAAGGGCGTGGAGGACACGGCCTGGTACCGCGCCAACCGCTTCGTCGCGCTGAACGAGGTGGGCGGGCATCCCGCCAGCTTCGGCACCGGCCTGAACACCTTTCACGCTGCCATGCAGCGGCGGGAGCAGAGGATGCCGGAATCCATGACCGCGCTGTCCACCCATGACACCAAGCGGGGGGAGGACGTGAGGGCCCGGCTCGCGGCGCTCTCCGAGCTGCGTGGGCCATGGACCCGTTTTGCCGACACCTTCGGCCGTCACACCGCCATCCCCGAACCCACCTTTGCCCACCTGCTGGCGCAGACCCTCGCCGGCACCGGTCCCGTCGCCGCCCCCGAGCGGCTCCACCAGTACGCGGAGAAGGCCATGCGTGAGGCGGGCTTGGCCACCAGCTGGATGGAGCCCGATGCCGCCTTCGAGGCCCGCGTGCACGAGGCCATCGAGACGGCCCATTCCCATCCGGAGATCCGTGGGGCCTGGGATGAACTGACCAGCGCCCTGGACTCCCCCGCTCGCTCCAACAGCCTCTCCCAGAAGCTGGTACAGCTGGTCATGCCGGGCATTCCCGATGTCTACCAGGGCACGGAGGTCTGGGAGGACTCGCTGGTGGACCCCGACAATCGCCGGCCGGTGGACCACGAGCACCTGCGCGGCCTGTTGGCCCGCCACATCTCTGACTGGGAGGACCCCGCCTTCAAGCAGCACCTGGTGGCGGCGGTGCTGCGACTGCGCCGCGACCGGCCGGAATCGTTCACCGGCTATCGCCCAGTTGACGCCGATGGCCCCGCCGCGGGGCACCTGGTGGCCTTCGAACGTGACGGGGTGCTGGCCTGCGCAACTCGGCTTCCCGCCTCCTTGGCCCAGGCGGGTGGCTGGCGGGACACCGAACTGGTGCTGGACGGCTCGTGGGGGGACGCCCTGCGCCCGGACCCCGCCACCTTCTCGGGACGGGTGCTGCTCCGCGAGCTGCTGGACCATGCCCCCGTCGCACTCCTGGTGAGGGACTGACCCATTCCGCCGGGGGCGTAAGCGCCAGGCTTCTCCGGACGCGCCACACCTGGAAGGGCTAATTCTGGACCACGCGCCCCCCGCTGCGGGGCCCCGCAACAGGAAGAAGGACCATGGGACTGTTCGACGAGATCAAGGACAAGCTGACCGGCAAGCACGACGAGGCCGCCGACGCCCCCGAGGTACAGGCCCCGATCATCCCCGAGGAGCAGGCGCGGATAGATCGTGAGCAGGCCTCCAACGAGGCCACCGCAGCCGTTGCCCAGACCGAGCTGGACGCCAAGGAGAAGGCGGAGGCCGAGGCTCGCGCCAAGGCAGAGGCCGAGGAGAAGGCCAAGGCCGACGCAGCCGCCCAGGCAAAGACCGCAGCCGACCAGAAGGCCGCCGCCGAGGCGAAGGCCGATACCGAAGCCAAGCAGAAGGCCAACGCCGCCCAGGCCGCCCAGCCCAAGCGCACCTACACGGTGAAGCCCGGCGACACACTCTCCGAGATCGGCTCCAAGTTCGGCGTCAACTACATGGACATCGCGCGCGCCAATGGTGTGAAGAACCCCGACCTGATCTACCCCGGCCAGGTCTTCACCATCCCGGAGTGACCCGCTGCTCCTGTTGAGCAGGTGACACGAGGGCCACGCACCGTCACGGTGCGTGGCCCTTCTCATGTCATCTTCCCGCAAAACCCAATGCTGGGGAAAACGACAGTGGGCCCCGATCCTTGCGGATCGGGGCCCACTGGGTTGATCAGGTGTCGCCCGACCAGATCAGTGACGAAGGGTCACTTGACGATCTTGGTCACGCGGCCGGCACCGACGGTACGCCCACCCTCACGGATGGCGAACTTCAGGCCGTCCTCCATGGCGACGGGCTTGTTCAGGTGAACAGTCATGTCGGTGTTGTCACCAGGCATGACCATCTCGGTGCCCTCGGGCAGCTGGACGACGCCGGTCACGTCCGTGGTACGGAAGTAGAACTGGGGCGAGTAGTTCGAGAAGAACGGCTTGTGACGGCCACCCTCCTCCTTGGTCAGCACGTAGACGGAACCCTCGAAATCGGTGTGAGGGGTGGTCGAGCCGGGCTTGATGACACACATGCCACGCTCGACGTCTTCCTTCTTGGTGCCGCGGAGCAGCAGGCCGACGTTCTCGCCAGCGCGACCTTCGTCGAGGATCTTGCGGAACATCTCAACACCGGTGACGGTGCTGCTCTGCTTGTCCTCGCGGATGCCGATGATGTCGACGGTCTCGCCGGTCTTGACGATGCCGCGCTCGATACGACCGGTGATGACGGTGCCACGACCGGTGATCGTGAAGACGTCCTCAACGGGCATCAGGAAGGGCTTGTCGGTCTCGCGCTCGGGCTGCGGGATGTACTCGTCGACAGCGTTCATCAGCTCGAGGATGCTCTCGGCCCACTTGGCGTCACCCTGCAGGGCCTGGAAGGCCGACACGCGCACGACGGGGCAGTCGTCGCCATCGAACTCCTGCGAGGACAGCAGCTCGCGGACCTCCATCTCGACGAGCTCGATGAGCTCCTCGTCGTCCACCATGTCGCACTTGTTCAGCGCAACGACGATGGCGGGCACGCCGACCTGACGGGCGAGCAGCACGTGCTCGTGGGTCTGGGGCATGGGGCCGTCGGTGGCGGCGACCACGAGGATGGCGCCGTCCATCTGGGCAGCACCGGTGATCATGTTCTTGACGTAGTCGGCGTGGCCGGGGCAGTCAACGTGCGCGTAGTGGCGCTTCTCGGTCTGGTACTCGATGTGAGCGATCGAGATGGTGATGCCACGCTGGCGCTCTTCGGGAGCCTTGTCGATGTTCTCGAAAGCGAAGGTCTCGTTGAGATCCGGGTACTTGTCGTGGAGCACCTTGGAGATCGCCGCGGTGAGCGTGGTCTTGCCGTGGTCGATGTGTCCGATGGTGCCGATGTTGCAGTGCGGCTTAGTCCGCTCGAACTTGGCCTTTGCCACTGAGGGCTCCTTCTGGATTGCCGCCACGCTCTCCGCGGGGCGTACTGGGTGAAACCGCGACGGGGAGATCCCGCCACGTGTCCTGACTTACTAGGCTCGGCCCCCGCCAACCAAGGTTGTGCAAGGGTACCGTCCAAGTTTTGTGCACCTCGGCGTCATAGTCAAACTGATTCCGGGTGCTGACCCGGGTGGAGCGGCCTTCCGGGGAAGACCGCCCCACCCGGACCGAGCCTCACTCGCCGCCGCGGGCCTTCGCGACGATCTCGTCCGAGACGGCCTTCGGGGTCTCACCGTAGGAGTCGAACTCCATGGAGTACGAGGCCTGTCCGGAGGTCTTCGAGCGCAGGTCGCCGACATAGCCGAACATCTCGCTCAGCGGCACCAGGGCGCGCACGACGCGGTTGCCGTGCAGCTCGTCCATGCTCTGGATGTGGCCACGACGCGAGTTCAGGTCGCCGATGACGGTACCCAGGTAGTCCTCCGGGGTGGTCACCTCGACGGCCATCATGGGCTCCAGGATGGCCGGGTCGGCCTTGCGCGCGGCCTCCTTGAAGACCATCGAGCCAGCCAGCTTGAAGGCCATCTCCGAGGAGTCGACGTCGTGGTAGGCGCCATCGGTCAGCGTCACGCGGATGTCCTCGACGGGGTAACCGGCCAGGACACCGAACTGCATGGCATCCTTGACGCCGGCGTCGACGGCGGGGATGTACTCCTTGGGGATGCGACCACCGGTGACGGCGTTCACGAACTCGTAGCCGGAGCCCGGCTCCAGCGGCTCCAGGTCCACGATCACCTTGGCGTACTGGCCCGAACC from the Luteococcus japonicus genome contains:
- a CDS encoding exonuclease domain-containing protein — its product is MALFRRKPTLEGLADSLPDGPLRAFAQRPAPPPSTTADQLRLLAVDVETTGLDATTDRLLSIGFVPVDGSTIPLGGAGHHVVRSTAEVGQSATVHGITDDALAAGVELEEALTRLLEALAGRVLLAHHAVIENDFLTRAMRQVWGQAVPLTCVDTMQLQHRLLSQGFDDEPPPGSLRLWSARQQYGLPRYQAHEALTDALACAELYLAQVSELGWQTSLKKLT
- the gltX gene encoding glutamate--tRNA ligase, with translation MALFDKAWARRTGGAFVLRIEDTDQARLVPGSEGQIYDSLEWLGLAPDEGPQQGGSFGPYRQSERLDTYRPFVEQLIADGHAYYCWCSSERLKEMREQQQAAKADVIGYDRLCLGKTKEERAQLPGFQETPVVRMLVPDDVELTFDDLINGSTAAPRPDDQVILKTDGFPTYHMAVVVDDHLMGITHVVRGQEWISSTPKHLLLYKWLGLPAPRFAHMPLIRNTDKSKISKRKNPAARLTWFREQGYLPEALLNFLMLLGYPPVVEGEEVQSFEQFVAAFDWTKINSGGPVFDMDKLNWLNGHYIRTMPAEDLAARIETCWAEQGQPALDDEARRLLVGATPLIQERMVTLAEAKDKLAFLFAEDASISAPDEVVAKLADNAPDALDAALSALEGLEPFDAETIQASLRAKLVDDLGIKPKFAFAPVRVGITGSNVSPPLFESMELLGHDSSIKRLRNFRASL
- a CDS encoding glutamine--tRNA ligase/YqeY domain fusion protein, with translation MSAPEPAVPANDFIRDAIRRDNEQGTYGSRVQTRFPPEPNGYLHVGHAKAIVQNFGVAEDFDGVCNLRLDDTNPGTEETEYVDSIKDDIAWLGYTPGVTVHASDYFEQLYLWAEYLVEQGLAFVDDQDGETISAQKGGFGEPGTNSPFRDRPAAESLDLLRRMRAGEFPDGSRCLRAKINMAAENMWLRDPVMYRIRHARHHNTGDAWCIYPTYDWAHGQSDAIEGVTHSLCSLEFDAHRPLYDWFLEHLPLTGDRPRQMEFARLELTHTVTSKRRLKKLVEDGLVDGWDDARMPTLRGMRRRGYPAAAIRNFMLAIGTTRNNSVKAIEEFESFVRRELNQTAQRRMAVLRPLKLTLTNWPVDANGEPVVEYFEVTNNPERAEDGLRSMPFTGSLFIEQEDFAEVPPPKYFRLTLDREVRLRGAYFVKAHDVVKDEQGNVVEVLASYDPETRGGDAPDGRKVKSTMHWVSAPHALDATVALYERLFTTRIPGEATGEALDDLNPSSRELLTGCKVEPALAESAPGEVVQFERTGYFAVDPDQPMHFHRTVGLRDEWAAAQKKQGK
- a CDS encoding DUF4112 domain-containing protein; amino-acid sequence: MSLSDAAGGRASRSHDEVPTSRGMARVLDDLVTIPGTRITLGADALVGLVPGVGDAATTAMASIILFDAVRARVPLPVLARMVANCGLDALLGQLPLVGDLADIGFRSNRKNLRLLDRALTDPRRAEASSVAYLVSAVVMVLVAVAVMVAATLFALWWVARMLELL
- the treY gene encoding malto-oligosyltrehalose synthase → MKPTSTYRLQITPDFRLQDAARVLDYLADLGVGAVYLSPVLTSTAGSNHGYDVTDPTTVDEQRGGEEGWRELVATARDKGLGIVMDIVPNHLGIAHAWENPAWWSVLAEGPASPHAAWFDIDWSADRIALPVLGNADDLDRLELSEDGRELSFYEHRFPVARGTAGAGGDPRVVHDRQHYRLVPGVDGNDLLTHRRFFTVSTLAGVRVEDQQVFEATHERIARMVREDGIDGLRVDHPDGLVDPKQYFERLHQLAPEAWIVAEKILEHGEELPEWQVDGTTGYDAMTEVNQLFVDPSAEEFFTTDYQRRTGDELDVEQHVLAGKLEVARTLFGAETRRLLALLDAGDVDPELLRDALHELAARMPVYRTYLPEHDEALTEALATTRHDAPDLGPALDVLEGQLLDVDREAARRFQQLSGAVMAKGVEDTAWYRANRFVALNEVGGHPASFGTGLNTFHAAMQRREQRMPESMTALSTHDTKRGEDVRARLAALSELRGPWTRFADTFGRHTAIPEPTFAHLLAQTLAGTGPVAAPERLHQYAEKAMREAGLATSWMEPDAAFEARVHEAIETAHSHPEIRGAWDELTSALDSPARSNSLSQKLVQLVMPGIPDVYQGTEVWEDSLVDPDNRRPVDHEHLRGLLARHISDWEDPAFKQHLVAAVLRLRRDRPESFTGYRPVDADGPAAGHLVAFERDGVLACATRLPASLAQAGGWRDTELVLDGSWGDALRPDPATFSGRVLLRELLDHAPVALLVRD
- a CDS encoding LysM peptidoglycan-binding domain-containing protein, whose translation is MGLFDEIKDKLTGKHDEAADAPEVQAPIIPEEQARIDREQASNEATAAVAQTELDAKEKAEAEARAKAEAEEKAKADAAAQAKTAADQKAAAEAKADTEAKQKANAAQAAQPKRTYTVKPGDTLSEIGSKFGVNYMDIARANGVKNPDLIYPGQVFTIPE
- the tuf gene encoding elongation factor Tu, which encodes MAKAKFERTKPHCNIGTIGHIDHGKTTLTAAISKVLHDKYPDLNETFAFENIDKAPEERQRGITISIAHIEYQTEKRHYAHVDCPGHADYVKNMITGAAQMDGAILVVAATDGPMPQTHEHVLLARQVGVPAIVVALNKCDMVDDEELIELVEMEVRELLSSQEFDGDDCPVVRVSAFQALQGDAKWAESILELMNAVDEYIPQPERETDKPFLMPVEDVFTITGRGTVITGRIERGIVKTGETVDIIGIREDKQSSTVTGVEMFRKILDEGRAGENVGLLLRGTKKEDVERGMCVIKPGSTTPHTDFEGSVYVLTKEEGGRHKPFFSNYSPQFYFRTTDVTGVVQLPEGTEMVMPGDNTDMTVHLNKPVAMEDGLKFAIREGGRTVGAGRVTKIVK